The proteins below are encoded in one region of Halocatena salina:
- a CDS encoding helix-turn-helix domain-containing protein, which yields MPHPNTTDRPTPVIVATGEILRTLTPPTLASLLVMYDTTTEDQAEIAAAIGRTQSTVSSYIRSLASLPVPLIAKRGSRYTVTDAGESIIGLISGMMDRLGCDLHAVEWQEEADKDAVAGMLTPLHDSRSTLPFLLLDSLYERSDLDGLIGTPQPVWIDDVVSDIDTRRQERGESVTTKQVRQAVQRFNEAEVLSFDGSQIELTEKGQEHVRLFHEITQLLREQDKINVSDGAEGNALTAGNDTKNRSESGESHRLPTGEDEHSHRQSVTGDITNQFQPQGFSGGQPQPTGKRNIQESPTVVLGYCVTREDTNDTPHDQQEVQPILPIREMTAEELLARLSRIVDEHDTSRQLTPYWLLDVDSGVYPLGPVEETENQSHN from the coding sequence ATGCCTCATCCGAACACTACTGACCGACCAACACCCGTAATCGTTGCTACTGGGGAGATTCTGCGGACACTGACACCACCAACACTGGCGTCGCTTCTCGTTATGTACGATACCACAACCGAGGATCAGGCCGAGATCGCTGCGGCTATCGGCCGGACCCAATCAACCGTTTCGTCTTACATTCGATCGTTAGCGTCGCTTCCCGTTCCACTTATAGCAAAGCGAGGATCTCGCTACACCGTCACGGATGCCGGAGAATCCATCATCGGCCTGATTAGCGGGATGATGGATCGACTAGGCTGTGATCTTCATGCTGTTGAGTGGCAGGAAGAGGCTGACAAAGACGCAGTCGCAGGAATGCTTACCCCCTTGCACGACTCTCGGAGTACACTCCCGTTTTTACTCCTCGATTCGTTGTATGAACGGAGTGATCTTGATGGACTTATCGGAACACCGCAGCCGGTGTGGATCGATGATGTCGTCTCAGATATCGATACGCGACGGCAAGAGCGAGGTGAGAGTGTAACGACAAAGCAGGTTCGGCAGGCGGTCCAACGCTTCAATGAGGCGGAAGTGCTTTCGTTCGATGGGAGCCAGATCGAACTCACCGAAAAAGGGCAGGAACACGTACGGTTGTTTCATGAGATCACCCAGTTACTCCGTGAACAAGATAAGATCAACGTGAGTGACGGAGCTGAGGGGAATGCTCTAACTGCGGGTAACGATACTAAAAACCGTAGTGAATCAGGTGAAAGCCATCGTCTTCCGACTGGAGAGGATGAGCACTCTCACCGTCAATCTGTTACGGGTGATATTACCAATCAGTTCCAGCCACAGGGATTCAGTGGTGGTCAGCCGCAACCTACGGGCAAGAGAAATATACAGGAATCACCGACAGTCGTGCTTGGGTACTGTGTGACTCGTGAGGACACAAATGATACACCACATGATCAACAGGAGGTACAGCCTATACTACCGATCAGGGAGATGACAGCTGAAGAACTACTCGCACGGCTGAGCCGAATCGTTGATGAGCACGATACGAGCAGACAGCTGACGCCGTACTGGCTGCTTGATGTGGACTCCGGTGTGTACCCATTGGGACCGGTCGAAGAGACCGAGAATCAGTCCCACAACTGA
- a CDS encoding PEP-utilizing enzyme, translated as MLGETRERQWKQINFRTVKTVLGMEFLHELYNRYHPEINCLRFKNTVIATEGKQVTSYAPKDEWEFMGKWFGKRFLKKDQAVIDNLQSYLDRPKERFHRFLEEMETADITELDNEELAMALIDIQFVPLTELYTVNHVQIEHALNGAIDTLLEREFDDEEEFNKAKSTLIYADKLTVGVEEKQAFYELVKDGLELGIDTIEQGDGNAVTAVRDHFEEYRYIHSAYGAEPYEFEYYVERYNDLADKGIAHIETTLQQIEAADKRAAHRREEYLSKIDHNEQLKELVELMASVGTLRDRNKALLGQSTKYREQLLNEISERSGVPREELNWYFLTELCKLLDNGSRIDDETIASRKVGMVFTRNELVDTNASFAIEDDATGVLAGECASVGTYEGVVRVVRDSSDNDRMNLGDVMVAPGTDFDLINAMQRAGAIVTEEGGILSHAAVISRELDIPCLIGVEKATELLEGGKRVRVDADGGEITVLGDQI; from the coding sequence ATGCTGGGTGAGACTCGTGAAAGACAGTGGAAGCAGATCAACTTCCGGACTGTCAAGACGGTTCTTGGCATGGAATTTCTCCATGAACTCTACAATAGATACCACCCAGAGATCAACTGTCTCCGATTCAAGAACACGGTCATAGCGACGGAGGGAAAGCAGGTCACCAGCTACGCTCCGAAGGATGAATGGGAATTCATGGGGAAATGGTTCGGAAAACGATTTCTTAAGAAAGACCAAGCGGTTATTGACAATTTGCAGTCATACCTCGACCGACCGAAAGAGAGGTTCCATCGGTTCCTTGAGGAGATGGAGACGGCAGACATCACAGAGCTGGATAACGAGGAACTCGCTATGGCCCTCATTGATATCCAGTTCGTCCCGCTGACCGAACTCTACACAGTCAATCACGTCCAGATAGAACACGCACTGAATGGGGCGATCGATACCCTTCTTGAAAGGGAATTCGACGATGAAGAGGAGTTCAATAAAGCCAAGTCGACACTCATCTATGCAGACAAGTTGACCGTTGGTGTTGAAGAGAAGCAAGCGTTCTACGAACTGGTCAAAGACGGTCTTGAACTGGGAATAGACACCATCGAACAGGGAGACGGAAACGCTGTTACTGCTGTCCGTGATCATTTCGAGGAGTACAGATACATTCATAGCGCGTACGGAGCCGAGCCATACGAATTCGAGTACTACGTTGAACGCTATAACGATCTCGCGGACAAAGGGATCGCACATATCGAGACCACCCTTCAGCAGATCGAAGCAGCTGACAAGCGGGCTGCTCATCGACGGGAGGAATATCTATCGAAGATCGACCACAACGAGCAGTTGAAAGAGCTTGTTGAGTTGATGGCCAGCGTCGGAACCCTTCGTGACAGAAACAAGGCATTGCTTGGCCAAAGCACGAAGTACAGAGAGCAACTCCTCAACGAAATCAGTGAACGATCCGGTGTGCCACGTGAAGAACTCAACTGGTATTTCCTTACGGAGCTGTGCAAGCTATTGGACAACGGCTCACGGATCGATGACGAAACGATAGCGTCGCGAAAGGTTGGTATGGTCTTCACCCGCAACGAACTCGTCGATACAAACGCATCGTTTGCCATCGAAGACGACGCTACCGGTGTGTTAGCTGGCGAGTGTGCCTCGGTTGGGACATACGAAGGAGTGGTTCGTGTCGTTCGAGATAGCAGCGACAACGATCGAATGAATCTCGGCGATGTCATGGTCGCACCGGGCACAGATTTTGACCTCATCAACGCGATGCAACGGGCCGGTGCTATCGTGACGGAGGAGGGTGGAATCCTAAGCCACGCCGCAGTCATCAGTCGAGAGCTGGACATCCCGTGTCTCATCGGAGTCGAAAAGGCGACTGAACTGCTTGAAGGCGGGAAACGCGTCCGTGTTGATGCCGATGGGGGCGAAATAACGGTGCTGGGTGATCAAATATGA
- a CDS encoding NRAMP family divalent metal transporter, producing the protein MISNWWRFPSWLPVQRSKAIIDAYGLGLLFSANVFGAGSVYILSNTGANFGFTLLWTLPLALFVDMGMHEMSGRLATIDKPLMEYIRNTIGTGPSKVVSVGLAFIMHFWAISNYAVAGTALVWLTPINNTYLGMILAAGSGIAILELRVYDRIEAAITTLIFAVFGIYLVLVFGINLPVQQVATGLVPALTSDIGYLVTIVGLFGTTVYYPNFFIQSSIRPTKGWTEMALYRRDNFVGITFVILLSIAVISVSAAVLEPGTPTLTSPGTPLASILGSTALTVFVFAVFLASFTSATGTLFGAGFLVPQAWGYTTVFGDYLFRRIVQALIVLSVIFAILLLEVTDMSTVRLALVMPAVNGLIGLPITALALYFANRKFFDHPLLLRIYFALLVGLMFVLGLLTAQGLHGQIIHWI; encoded by the coding sequence ATGATCTCGAATTGGTGGCGTTTCCCCTCGTGGCTTCCAGTACAGCGATCGAAAGCCATCATTGACGCCTACGGACTTGGTCTGTTATTTTCAGCGAACGTATTCGGAGCTGGCTCGGTATACATCCTTTCGAATACTGGAGCGAATTTCGGCTTCACTCTCCTGTGGACGTTACCGCTTGCGTTGTTCGTCGACATGGGTATGCACGAAATGTCCGGCCGACTTGCCACGATTGACAAACCGCTCATGGAGTACATCCGCAATACGATCGGGACGGGTCCGTCCAAGGTCGTCTCCGTCGGACTCGCGTTTATCATGCATTTTTGGGCGATTTCGAACTACGCGGTGGCAGGCACTGCACTCGTGTGGTTGACACCGATCAACAATACCTATCTCGGGATGATACTTGCTGCTGGTAGTGGGATCGCCATTCTTGAACTTCGGGTGTACGACCGTATTGAGGCTGCGATCACGACACTCATATTTGCTGTGTTCGGTATCTACCTTGTTCTCGTTTTCGGGATCAATCTCCCGGTACAGCAGGTTGCAACTGGGCTGGTCCCAGCACTGACAAGCGACATTGGATATCTGGTGACCATCGTCGGGCTGTTTGGGACAACAGTCTACTACCCGAACTTCTTTATCCAGTCAAGTATCCGCCCCACGAAGGGATGGACAGAGATGGCCTTATACCGACGGGATAATTTCGTTGGAATCACCTTTGTTATCCTTCTCAGCATAGCCGTTATCTCCGTTTCGGCGGCAGTCTTAGAACCAGGCACACCAACTCTTACCAGTCCTGGTACACCACTGGCATCGATACTTGGGTCAACAGCACTGACTGTGTTCGTCTTCGCGGTGTTTCTGGCGTCGTTCACCTCAGCAACCGGAACGCTGTTCGGTGCCGGGTTCCTGGTTCCGCAGGCGTGGGGATACACGACCGTTTTCGGTGACTATCTGTTTCGACGGATCGTCCAAGCACTGATTGTCCTATCGGTCATCTTTGCAATCCTGCTGTTGGAAGTCACCGATATGAGTACGGTTCGTCTTGCCCTCGTGATGCCTGCTGTGAACGGTCTCATCGGGTTACCGATCACCGCACTTGCACTCTATTTCGCAAACCGGAAGTTCTTCGACCATCCGCTGTTGCTTCGAATCTACTTCGCTCTCCTCGTTGGATTGATGTTCGTGCTAGGGCTGCTAACAGCGCAGGGTCTTCACGGACAGATCATTCATTGGATATGA
- a CDS encoding PEP/pyruvate-binding domain-containing protein → MSLVSLADVNPNAVEQYGGKATTLARLIQEGYTVPDGIAVEAQFSHNGHLHRIGDRVEEWARSRGSTPVIVRSSANIEDGAANSFAGLFESFIVPPDDVLDAVERCYSFIDSTRVTTYSQTFGIDPETIRLGVIVQEVVDADACGVCFTTHPVRDDDTVVIEAAAGIGYSEQDDVTPDRFVVSQDGELVTKDVSVQQYTTALTEDGLIDRESAIERQVVTDSTVVRIAEQCLGIEKALSYQADIEWAVRDGTVFILQARPITT, encoded by the coding sequence ATGAGTCTCGTCTCTTTGGCCGATGTCAACCCGAACGCCGTCGAGCAGTACGGAGGGAAGGCCACCACACTCGCCAGGCTTATCCAAGAAGGGTATACCGTTCCGGACGGGATCGCTGTGGAGGCACAGTTCTCTCACAACGGCCATCTCCACAGGATCGGTGACCGAGTTGAGGAGTGGGCGCGGTCCCGAGGATCTACTCCAGTTATTGTCCGGAGCAGCGCCAACATCGAAGATGGAGCAGCAAACAGCTTTGCTGGGCTGTTTGAGAGCTTCATCGTACCGCCTGATGATGTCTTGGATGCAGTTGAGCGCTGTTACAGCTTCATTGATTCCACCAGGGTCACAACGTACAGCCAGACGTTCGGAATTGATCCGGAGACGATTCGGCTTGGTGTCATCGTTCAGGAAGTAGTAGATGCCGATGCCTGCGGAGTCTGTTTCACAACCCATCCAGTCCGGGACGATGATACGGTGGTTATCGAGGCAGCTGCTGGTATCGGCTACTCGGAACAAGATGATGTGACACCCGATCGCTTCGTTGTCTCCCAAGACGGGGAGCTGGTAACGAAAGATGTCTCAGTGCAACAGTATACGACTGCGCTGACTGAGGACGGACTCATCGACCGAGAATCAGCCATAGAGAGGCAGGTTGTTACCGATAGCACGGTCGTACGCATCGCTGAACAATGTCTGGGCATCGAGAAAGCGCTTAGCTACCAAGCAGATATCGAATGGGCCGTACGGGATGGAACGGTGTTCATCCTGCAAGCCCGTCCTATCACGACATGA
- a CDS encoding histidine phosphatase family protein has translation MTRIVFLRHFETQIDEEKPVSEWELTEDGEIAMQKLLESPTIDGLTRVYSSPEHKARYTAQAVAAEQDIDCRTVDALREADRSGEGFIEDPDEYVRMVGELLRNPTVPFEWEDRIDVENRIRTFLDTVGPDEGRVMAVSHGIFLSVLFSQCRDEKPLAFWKELGFGEIIEVDRAELVEVFET, from the coding sequence ATGACACGAATCGTTTTTCTCCGTCATTTCGAGACACAGATCGACGAAGAGAAACCCGTCTCTGAATGGGAACTGACTGAAGACGGCGAAATAGCCATGCAGAAACTACTCGAAAGTCCCACCATCGACGGACTGACGAGGGTGTATTCCAGCCCAGAGCACAAGGCCCGCTACACGGCCCAGGCCGTCGCTGCGGAGCAAGATATCGACTGTCGAACGGTGGATGCGCTTCGAGAGGCCGACAGGAGCGGAGAGGGCTTCATCGAGGATCCGGATGAGTACGTGCGCATGGTCGGTGAACTGCTTAGGAACCCGACCGTGCCGTTCGAATGGGAAGACAGGATTGATGTCGAGAATCGCATCAGAACGTTCCTCGATACAGTTGGTCCGGATGAAGGCCGAGTGATGGCCGTTTCTCACGGAATCTTCTTGTCTGTGCTCTTTTCGCAGTGCCGAGATGAGAAACCGCTTGCGTTCTGGAAAGAGCTTGGTTTCGGGGAGATCATCGAAGTAGATCGAGCTGAGTTGGTGGAGGTCTTCGAGACATGA
- the fni gene encoding type 2 isopentenyl-diphosphate Delta-isomerase yields the protein MEHQTSDRKDDHIDIILREDVETSGTGFSDVQLLHEALPELHQDHIDTSVEFCGQDLTAPVIIESMTGGHPNTTKINRSLAKAAQRTGIAMGVGSQRAGLENPDNDELMESFTVVRDVAPDAFIYGNIGAAQLSEYGVSGVEQAVSMIDADALAIHLNFLQEAAQPEGDTDARGCLEQISIIASDLSVPVIVKETGNGISEETASQLTAAGVDVLDVAGKGGTTWSGIEAYRARAAGANRHAKIGKRFQSWGIPTAVSTARAAAVHPCVVASGGVRSGLDIAKAIALGACAGGMAKPFLQPATTGADAVVDLIEDTIAEIRTAMFVSGAVSVDALQETDYAVVGRTKEFLEQF from the coding sequence ATGGAACACCAGACTTCTGACCGGAAAGACGATCACATCGATATTATTCTCCGAGAAGATGTCGAGACTTCTGGGACCGGTTTCTCAGATGTGCAACTACTCCACGAAGCGCTTCCGGAATTGCATCAAGACCACATCGATACATCGGTTGAGTTCTGTGGTCAAGACCTCACTGCGCCGGTGATCATCGAAAGCATGACTGGCGGCCATCCGAATACGACCAAGATCAATCGTTCGTTGGCCAAAGCCGCACAGAGAACCGGCATTGCGATGGGTGTTGGGAGCCAACGTGCCGGGCTTGAGAACCCCGATAACGATGAGTTGATGGAGTCGTTTACTGTGGTCCGAGATGTGGCACCTGATGCGTTCATCTACGGAAACATCGGTGCTGCACAGCTTTCGGAGTACGGTGTCTCGGGTGTCGAACAGGCTGTATCGATGATCGACGCTGACGCACTGGCGATCCATCTGAACTTCCTCCAAGAGGCCGCTCAGCCGGAGGGTGATACTGACGCGAGAGGTTGCTTGGAACAAATCTCGATCATCGCGTCTGATCTGAGCGTTCCTGTGATAGTCAAGGAAACCGGCAACGGAATTTCCGAGGAAACCGCCAGTCAACTCACCGCAGCTGGTGTCGATGTTCTTGACGTTGCTGGGAAAGGAGGAACGACGTGGTCTGGTATCGAGGCCTACCGTGCGCGCGCAGCCGGAGCGAATCGCCATGCCAAGATCGGGAAGCGCTTTCAGAGCTGGGGCATTCCAACCGCGGTGAGTACAGCCCGTGCAGCTGCTGTCCATCCTTGCGTGGTCGCAAGTGGAGGCGTTCGATCAGGGTTGGACATCGCAAAGGCAATCGCACTGGGTGCATGTGCTGGCGGGATGGCGAAACCGTTCCTCCAACCAGCGACAACAGGTGCTGACGCTGTTGTAGATCTTATTGAGGATACCATCGCAGAGATCCGAACAGCTATGTTCGTCTCCGGAGCAGTATCAGTTGACGCATTACAGGAGACTGACTACGCAGTAGTGGGCCGAACGAAGGAATTCCTTGAGCAATTCTGA